In one Janibacter cremeus genomic region, the following are encoded:
- a CDS encoding TIGR04053 family radical SAM/SPASM domain-containing protein yields MTLSPSRSVRRQKHDVHDRPFIVIWEVTRACQLACLHCRADAITRRNPGELTLEEGRRLLDGIADFPKPHPLVVLTGGDPFERPDLAELVRYGASIGLSVSLSPSVTPNLTPERLTEMHAAGAKAISLSLDGARAGTHDAFRGFEGTYAATRVAAQQVTDAGFRLQINSTVTRKTVEELPALLRDVIELGAKLWSVFFLVPTGRGQQLQTLSADEVEDVLHWLADMSRFIAIKTTEAPHFRRVVLQREIAAAAGENPTAGRGELYRRLVAMTAVELEGVAVRDRPARPPIDVNSGRGFMFIDHTGKVYPSGFLPHVAGDVRTTSVAEIYRSAPIMRQLRSPEAFGGKCGVCEFREVCGGSRSHAYAVTGDPLAEDPSCAYVPRAVLNEAVTPLS; encoded by the coding sequence GTGACCCTGTCTCCCTCCCGCTCCGTGCGTCGGCAGAAGCACGATGTCCACGACCGCCCGTTCATCGTCATCTGGGAGGTCACCCGCGCCTGCCAGCTCGCGTGCCTGCACTGCCGCGCAGACGCCATCACCCGCCGCAACCCCGGCGAGCTGACCCTGGAGGAGGGACGGCGGCTGCTCGACGGCATCGCCGATTTTCCCAAGCCCCACCCGCTGGTCGTGCTGACCGGTGGCGACCCCTTCGAGCGCCCCGACCTGGCCGAGCTCGTGCGGTACGGCGCGTCGATCGGGCTGTCGGTCTCGCTCTCGCCGTCGGTCACCCCGAACCTGACGCCGGAGCGCCTCACGGAGATGCACGCAGCCGGAGCCAAGGCCATCTCGCTGTCGCTCGACGGTGCGCGCGCCGGCACCCACGACGCCTTCCGCGGGTTCGAGGGCACGTACGCGGCCACGCGGGTCGCGGCGCAGCAGGTCACGGACGCGGGCTTCCGGTTGCAGATCAACTCCACGGTGACCCGGAAGACCGTCGAGGAGCTCCCCGCCCTGCTGCGTGACGTCATCGAGCTCGGCGCGAAGCTCTGGAGCGTGTTCTTCCTCGTGCCGACCGGGCGCGGCCAGCAGCTGCAGACCCTCTCGGCCGACGAGGTCGAGGATGTGCTGCACTGGCTCGCTGACATGTCCCGGTTCATCGCGATCAAGACCACGGAGGCACCCCACTTTCGTCGGGTCGTCCTCCAGCGGGAGATCGCTGCCGCGGCCGGGGAGAACCCCACGGCCGGACGGGGTGAGCTGTACCGGCGCCTGGTGGCGATGACGGCGGTCGAGCTCGAGGGCGTCGCCGTGCGCGACCGCCCCGCGCGGCCCCCGATCGACGTCAACTCGGGGCGCGGCTTCATGTTCATCGACCACACAGGGAAGGTGTACCCCTCGGGCTTCCTCCCGCACGTGGCCGGAGACGTCCGGACGACATCCGTGGCGGAGATCTACCGGTCGGCGCCAATCATGCGTCAGTTGCGCTCGCCGGAGGCCTTCGGCGGCAAGTGCGGGGTGTGCGAGTTCCGTGAGGTGTGCGGCGGCTCCCGCTCGCACGCCTACGCCGTCACCGGCGACCCGCTGGCGGAGGACCCGAGCTGTGCCTACGTGCCCAGGGCCGTCCTGAATGAGGCGGTCACACCTCTGTCGTAG
- a CDS encoding ATP-binding protein, producing the protein MDPITNPYAPGAGQRPPELAGRDEQLKRFDVVLKRIVTGRPERSLVLTGLRGVGKTVLLNQLRSAAVRAKWGTGKLEARPDQGLRRPLSSALHQAVRELGHTQEDEVAHVLGVIKSFAQRDAKPGTKLREVWNPGIDAPAVKGRADSGDIEIDLVELFTDVGGLAADLGRGIAVFIDEMQDLGPEDVSAICAACHEMSQNGAPLIVVGAGLPHLPAVLSASKSYSERLFRYQRIDRLARAEADHALTAPAADEMAEYEQEALDALYFATGGYPYFIQAYGKAVWDQAPQSPIRVEDVRVASPEAESELAVGFFGSRYERATPGEREYLRAMADVAAGIAAKGEEELDDIESVPTAEVARVLDKKPQSLSPARDALLKKGLIYSAERGRIAFTVPHFGRYLREQT; encoded by the coding sequence GTGGACCCGATCACGAACCCCTACGCCCCCGGCGCCGGCCAGCGCCCTCCCGAGCTCGCCGGCCGCGACGAGCAGCTGAAACGATTCGATGTCGTGCTCAAGCGCATCGTCACCGGCCGACCGGAGCGCTCCCTCGTCCTCACCGGCCTGCGCGGCGTCGGCAAGACGGTCCTGCTCAACCAGCTGCGCTCGGCCGCCGTGCGCGCGAAGTGGGGCACCGGCAAGCTCGAGGCCCGCCCCGACCAAGGGCTGCGCCGGCCGCTCTCGAGTGCGCTGCACCAGGCGGTCCGCGAGCTCGGGCACACCCAGGAGGACGAGGTCGCACACGTCCTCGGGGTGATCAAGTCCTTCGCCCAGCGCGATGCCAAGCCGGGCACGAAGCTGCGCGAGGTGTGGAACCCGGGCATCGACGCCCCGGCCGTCAAGGGCCGCGCGGACTCGGGCGACATCGAGATCGACCTCGTGGAGCTCTTCACCGACGTGGGCGGCCTGGCGGCGGACCTCGGGCGGGGCATCGCGGTCTTCATCGACGAGATGCAGGACCTCGGCCCGGAGGACGTCTCGGCGATCTGCGCGGCCTGCCACGAGATGAGCCAGAACGGCGCGCCCCTCATCGTCGTCGGCGCCGGCCTGCCGCACCTGCCGGCGGTGCTCTCGGCGAGCAAGTCCTACAGCGAGCGGCTCTTCCGCTACCAGCGCATCGACCGGTTGGCGCGGGCGGAGGCCGACCACGCGCTCACCGCACCCGCCGCCGACGAGATGGCCGAGTACGAGCAGGAGGCGCTCGACGCCCTGTACTTCGCGACCGGCGGCTACCCGTACTTCATCCAGGCCTACGGCAAGGCGGTCTGGGACCAGGCACCGCAGTCCCCGATCCGGGTCGAGGACGTCCGCGTCGCCTCCCCCGAGGCGGAGTCGGAGCTGGCGGTCGGCTTCTTCGGGTCCCGTTACGAGCGGGCGACCCCGGGCGAGCGGGAGTACCTGCGCGCCATGGCGGACGTCGCAGCCGGGATCGCGGCGAAGGGGGAGGAGGAGCTCGACGACATCGAGTCCGTCCCCACCGCGGAGGTCGCCCGGGTCCTCGACAAGAAGCCCCAGTCCCTCTCCCCCGCCCGCGACGCGTTGCTGAAGAAGGGGCTGATCTACTCCGCCGAGCGGGGCCGCATCGCGTTCACCGTCCCGCACTTCGGGAGGTACCTGCGCGAGCAGACGTGA
- a CDS encoding NAD-dependent malic enzyme: MPAATPSSYSVTIRLHTSTDYAVVGRVATVIAEQGGIVTAIDIADSRHDRLTVDVTCSGINVDHTDDLVEAVESVDGVTVHKVSDRTFLLHLGGKIEVRSKVALKTRDDLSMAYTPGVGRVSTAIAKNPDDARRLTIKGNSVAVVTDGSAVLGLGNIGPEAAMPVMEGKAALFKQFADIDAWPICLASQDTDEIVRAVEMIAPGFGGINLEDIAAPRCFEIERRLRESLDIPVFHDDQHGTAIVVLAALRNALRVVGKQLEEANVVVAGGGAAGSAIVTLLLAAGAKDVIVFDREGLLSRDDDSLSPAKKELAERTNPRRLRGDLPDGLQDADVFIGVSAPNILKAEWIRDRMAQDPIVFALANPDPEIDPAEAAQYATVVASGRSDYPNQINNVLAFPGVFRGLLDAHAEDITTEMLIRAADAIAGVVTDEEINPSFIIPSVFHSEVADAVAVAISGEGKSTTGTQTGPIKVGSRSTAAPLDDTGIMPRVQ, translated from the coding sequence ATGCCCGCCGCAACCCCCTCGTCCTACTCCGTCACCATCCGCCTGCACACCTCCACGGACTACGCCGTCGTCGGACGGGTGGCCACCGTGATCGCCGAGCAGGGCGGCATCGTCACCGCCATCGACATCGCCGACTCGCGGCACGACCGGCTCACCGTCGACGTCACCTGCTCCGGCATCAACGTCGACCACACCGACGACCTCGTCGAGGCGGTGGAGTCGGTGGACGGGGTGACCGTCCACAAGGTCTCCGACCGCACCTTCCTGCTCCACCTCGGCGGCAAGATCGAGGTGCGCTCCAAGGTCGCGCTGAAGACCCGCGACGACCTGTCGATGGCCTACACCCCCGGCGTCGGTCGCGTTTCCACCGCGATCGCGAAGAACCCCGACGACGCGCGCCGCCTGACGATCAAGGGCAACAGCGTCGCCGTCGTCACCGACGGCTCCGCGGTCCTGGGCCTGGGCAACATCGGCCCCGAGGCCGCGATGCCGGTCATGGAGGGCAAGGCCGCCCTGTTCAAGCAGTTCGCCGACATCGATGCCTGGCCGATCTGCCTGGCCAGCCAGGACACCGACGAGATCGTGCGCGCGGTCGAGATGATCGCCCCCGGCTTCGGTGGCATCAACCTCGAGGACATCGCCGCGCCGCGCTGCTTCGAGATCGAGCGCCGCCTGCGCGAGAGCCTGGACATCCCGGTCTTCCACGACGACCAGCACGGCACCGCCATCGTCGTCCTCGCCGCCCTGCGCAACGCCCTGCGCGTCGTGGGCAAGCAGCTCGAAGAGGCGAACGTCGTCGTCGCCGGCGGTGGCGCCGCCGGCTCGGCCATCGTCACCCTGCTGCTGGCCGCCGGCGCGAAGGACGTCATCGTCTTCGACCGCGAGGGGCTGCTCTCCCGTGACGACGACTCGCTCTCGCCCGCCAAGAAGGAGCTCGCCGAGCGCACCAACCCGCGCAGGCTCCGCGGCGACCTGCCGGACGGGCTCCAGGACGCCGACGTCTTCATCGGTGTCTCCGCGCCGAACATCCTCAAGGCCGAGTGGATCCGTGACCGCATGGCGCAGGACCCGATCGTCTTCGCGCTCGCCAACCCGGACCCGGAGATCGACCCGGCCGAGGCCGCGCAGTACGCCACGGTCGTCGCCTCCGGCCGCAGCGACTACCCGAACCAGATCAACAACGTCCTCGCCTTCCCCGGTGTCTTCCGCGGCCTGCTCGACGCGCACGCCGAGGACATCACCACCGAGATGCTCATCCGAGCGGCCGACGCGATCGCCGGGGTCGTCACCGACGAGGAGATCAACCCCTCGTTCATCATCCCCAGCGTCTTCCACTCCGAGGTCGCCGACGCAGTCGCCGTCGCGATCTCCGGGGAGGGCAAGTCCACCACCGGCACGCAGACGGGGCCGATCAAGGTCGGATCCCGGTCCACCGCCGCACCGCTGGACGACACCGGCATCATGCCGCGCGTGCAGTAA
- a CDS encoding fructosamine kinase family protein: MNEPRTYRKDTSAAPRGYSSWEAAGLLWLAEAEADGGAHVAELRDVDVTHIDLVKYAPAPSTNVAADEFGAALATTHAAGAPAFGAPPARWTSHGFIGPGDSPMPMPVEPTQTWGAFFAEQRIRHMLRAGRSQGLWEEESEVIERVAARLETGEFDDGRPPARIHGDLWAGNVLWTRKGAVLIDPAAHGGHPETDLAMLLLFTAPHIARIIAAYDEAAPLADGWQERVGLHQLFPVMVHAVIFGGGYVQQAVEMARRYA; encoded by the coding sequence GTGAACGAACCCCGCACCTACCGCAAGGACACCTCCGCCGCGCCTCGCGGCTACTCCTCCTGGGAGGCCGCGGGGCTGCTGTGGCTCGCCGAGGCCGAGGCGGACGGCGGCGCCCACGTCGCCGAGCTGCGGGACGTCGACGTCACCCACATCGACCTCGTGAAGTACGCCCCGGCCCCCTCGACCAATGTCGCGGCCGACGAGTTCGGGGCGGCCCTGGCGACCACCCACGCCGCCGGGGCGCCGGCCTTCGGCGCGCCGCCCGCGCGGTGGACCAGCCACGGGTTCATCGGCCCGGGGGACTCCCCGATGCCGATGCCCGTGGAGCCGACGCAGACGTGGGGTGCCTTCTTCGCCGAGCAGCGCATCCGCCACATGCTGCGCGCCGGCCGCTCCCAGGGGCTGTGGGAGGAGGAGAGCGAGGTCATCGAACGCGTCGCCGCCCGCCTCGAGACCGGTGAGTTCGACGACGGCCGTCCGCCCGCCCGTATCCACGGCGACCTGTGGGCCGGCAACGTGCTGTGGACCCGCAAGGGCGCCGTCCTCATCGACCCCGCCGCCCACGGCGGCCACCCAGAGACCGACCTCGCGATGCTGCTCCTCTTCACCGCCCCGCACATCGCGCGCATCATCGCGGCCTACGACGAGGCCGCGCCCCTGGCGGACGGCTGGCAGGAGCGGGTCGGGCTGCACCAGCTCTTCCCCGTGATGGTCCACGCCGTGATCTTCGGTGGTGGCTACGTCCAGCAGGCCGTGGAGATGGCGCGCAGGTACGCCTGA